In Bradyrhizobium sp. 200, the sequence CGAGCGAAAATATCGCGGGGATGAAAGCCTTCAATTTGGACATGGATGCCTTTTCAGGTTTGCGAGGAACGTCTGGGAGGATTTGGAACCGGGTAATGCGCCTCGAAGCAGGATGTTCTTCTCAAGCAATGTCCGTGCCGCATAGGGTGCGCCGCTCATGTCGCAACGACTACCTGCTGTGCGTTTGTTCAATTTGCGATGAGACGCAGAATCCCTGAGCGCAAAGCTATCAACGCCGGCGCGGATCCCGGCAGCCTGAAGACGATCGAGATCGAGGATATGCCGATCGCCTACCTGCCCGGCAACTCACTGCGCGTTCGTGTCCGGGTTGCCGGCGCGCTCAACCGGATCGAGGCCAGCCGCGAGGTCGCCTAAGCGACGGCTCGCACTAGAGATCGTTGACACGCTGCACGCCGATGGCAGCCATCCCTGCCCAGGCGGCGTCGAGCGAGCCCGCAAGATCGATGGCCCTGCATCCGGCCTCAACAAGCACGGTGTCGAAGCCGAGCCGGCGCGCATCCACGGCGGAATAGTGGACGCAAAAATCGGTGGCGAGCCCGGCCAGGAAGACTCGCCGAAAGCCTCGGTCGCGCAAATAGCCCGCCAGACCGGTAGCCGTGCGCCGATCGTTTTCAAAAAAAGCCGAGTAAGAATCGATTTCGGGACGGAAGCCCTTCCGAATGATCAGCTCCGCCCGGTCGACCAGGAGTTCTGGATGAAACGCCGCCCCGGCGGTGCCCTGGACGCAATGATCAGGCCAAAGGGTTTGCTGACCATATGGCATAGCAACACTCTCGAAGGGGCTCGCTCCCGGATGCGATGTGACGAAAGAGCTGTGACCTGGCGGATGCCAGTCCTGGGTCAGCAGCACATGATCGAAGCGTTCGGCGAGGCGATTGATAATCGGCACCACGGCGTCGCCATCGGCAACGGCAAGCGCGCCTCCAGGGCAAAAATCGTTCTGCACGTCGATTATCAGCAGCAAATCATCGTTGCCCGGTCGGATCTGCATTCTGGACCTTTGATTGTCTTGATCACCAAACTCTAGCGCAAGACAAGAATTTTCCAAGTAAACTACTATGTAAAGCACGGCCGAATTGCGGAACATCTTTCTGCTGTGTTCACCCAGGAAAGCCGCTGTGCCGATCAGTCGCGGTAGTATTCCACAGCGTGGGCGCGGCTCATCCGTAGAGAAGTCTGGGCAGGATCGTGACGATGCTCGGAAAGAGCGTCAGCAGCAGCACGAAGCCGACCATAATGGTCAGGTAGGGTAACGTCACGCGCGCGATATAGCCGAGCCCATCATCCGTCAGGCCCTGGATAACGAACAGGTTGAAGCCGACGGGCGGCGTGATCTGCGCCATCTCGACGGCAAGCACGAGGAAGATTCCGAACCAGATGTCATCGAAGCCTGCCGCCTTCACGATCGGCAGCACGATCGGCAACGTCATCACGATCATCGAAAAGCCATCGAGAAAACAACCGAGGACAAGGTAGAAGCCGATCAGCACGACGATCAACATGAAGGGCGACAGGCCAAGGCCCTTCACAAGCGCGGCCACGGCCTGCGGAATGCCGAGGAACGCCGCCGCGTTCCCGAGGATCGACGCGCCGAGCACAATCAGCGCGATCATCGAGCAGGTGACCACCGACCCGATGACCACATCGCGCACTACCTGCTGCGACAGCGATCCCTGGCCCCAGGCGACCAGCGCGGCGCCGAACACGCCGACCGCTGCCGCCTCCGACGGAGTCGCAAGGCCGCCATACATCGAACCGAGCACGCAGACGATCAGAAACAAAGCCGGCGCGAGGTCTTTCAGGGCGGCGAAGCGTTCGCGCCAGGAGACCAGCGCGAGTTTCGCCTCCGCCTCCGGTACCAGCGTCCGGTCCAGAGTGGTGTGCAGCATCACCCAGGCCATCAAAGTCCCTGCCAGTAGCAGGCCCGGCAGGACGCCGGCGGTAAACAGTTTCAGGATCGAGACGTCGCCGAGCACGCCATAGATGATCATGATGTTCGACGGCGGAATCAGAAAGCCGAGCGTGCCGGCGCCTGCGAGCGAACCGATCGCGATATCCCTGGAATAACCCCGGCGCAGCAGTTCGTTGAGCGACATGCGGCCGATCACCTGCGTCGTCGCCGCCGACGAACCCGAGATCGCCGCGAAGATCGTGCAGCCGATCACGTTCACATGCAGCAGACGTCCCGGCAGCAGTCCGGCCCACGGCGCCAACCCCTGAAACAGCGATCGCGACAACCGCGTGCGGAACAACAGCTCGCCCATCAGGATGAAGAGCGGCAGAGCCAGGAGCTCCTGCGTGGTCAGGATGTTCCAGGCGTATTGCGGAAGCAGCTTGTCGAGCGGGATCGACCGATACATCGCCAGCAGCAAGGTCGCAGTGAACGCAAGGGTCAAGCCGATCCAGAGTCCCCCCGCCAGCAGCACGAACAGAATAACGAAGAGGCTGACGACTTCAACGGTCATGGAACTTGCTTTCCGACGGCGGGAGCGGCGGCGCTGGCCCTCGTTGCGCGTGTAGTCATTCGACGGGCGAAGCCTTCATGCGATGGTCTTCGAGCGGCAACCCGAGCGCCGCCTGGATGGCGCGCGCCAGGAATTGCAGCGTCAGCAGCAGCATCCCGAAGGTGACGACGGCTTGCGGAAACCACAGCGGCGTGTCGCTTGCCGTCGAGAGCTGCCCTCGCGTGAAGGATCCCCAGGCGAACTTGACCATCGCCAAGGTCAGGAACGCCATGAAGGCGAAGCCGGCCAACGCCGAGAGAACCTCAAGCGCACGCCGGACCGGCGCCGGAACGTTCTTCAGCAGCAGCACGACACGGATATGGCCGCCGACGCGCAGCGTCATGGCCGCGCCGAAGGTGAAGGACGCCGCCATCAGATAGGAGGAATACTCCCAGGCGATCGAGATGCTCGGAGGAAAGAACGGCAGGAAGTTCGACAGCAAACGCGTCGCGACCTCGGCAAGCATCAACAGCGTCAGCATCAGCAGGCAGCCGCCGCCGATCCAGCCGTCGAGCCGGCCGAGGCGATCGATTGCGTCGAGCAGGATGCGCAGCGGCGCCGGCGCCGCCGCGTTGAGGCTTTCTGGGGGAGCAGGCAGGACGCTCACCACGGCCACGCACCTAGCGCTTGATTTCGGCGAGATAGGCCCGCACCGGCTTGTCCGCCGCCGGCACGCGCTTAAGGAAGGCCTCAAGCAGCGGCGCGGTCCGGGCGCGGATATCCGTCATCATCGCATCCGACACCGGCATCACCTCCATGCCGCCCTCCTTGAGGCGGTTGAGACTGTCGACGTCGGCCTTGAGCGAATTCGCCCAGAAAGCCGGCTCCATCTTCGCGGCGATGTCGGCGACCAGTTTCTGCTGATCGGCGCTCAAAGCCTTCCAGGAATCGAGATTGACGGTCAGCATCTGCGACGACCAGACATGGTTGGTCGGATAGATGTACTTCATGAACTCCCAGAACTTGCCGTCGACGCCGGAGACCGCCGAGGTCGAAACCCCGGCGACCGCGCCCGACGCCAGCGCCGGTATGGTCTCGCCCCAAGGAATCATAACCGGCGCCATCCCGACCGCGTTCAGCATGTCGACGGCGTTCTTGTCGGGCACGCGTATCTTGATGTTCTTCAGCCCGTCGACACCCGCCACCTTGACCTTGAGGTGAAGATATTGCGTCGGCCAGGGCACGATATAGAGGATCTTCTGGTTGTTGCGCGCGGCGATCTTGTCGTATTCGGGTCGCACATATTTGTGCAGGACCTTCAGCTCGTCCATGGAGACGGCGAGAAACGGAATGCTTTCGACACCCATGAAGGGCTCGTCGCCAACCTGCTGGATATTGAGCACGTCGGCGAGCGGAACCAGGCCATCGCGCACGGCGCGCAGATGTTCGGGTCCCTTGAAGCCGAGCTGACCGCCGGCCTTCACCGTGATGTTGACGGCGCCCTCGGTCTGCTTCTTGACCGCGTCGGCGAAAGCCATGGCGTTATGGGTGTGGAAATTGCCGTCGGGCCACACTGTCGACAAGTCCCAGCTCGCCGTTGCCGCCATGGCACGCGTCGAGAGATGGCCGGCGGCGAGCATCGTCACCGCTCCCGTCGTAAAGGTCCGCCGCGTAATCATCCGTCCTCTCCGTCTTGTTGAAAACTAAAGTGCTGCGCCGCCACCGGACGCGTCAGCCCGCGAAACCGTAAACTGCAACCGCGTTCGCGCTCGACACCAGGCCGCTTTCGACATCGTCATGCACGCTTGCCGTTGCGCGCTGCCTCGGATCGCCGATTCCGGCGCCGCCGGGCGTCAGCACCACCAGCCGGTCGTCCGGCGGCACGGTCTGAAAGCCCTTGCCGCGCAGCTTCAGTCCCGACTTCAGTCCGACATAGCCGGCTTCGCCGTCACAGCCGCCATCACGGCCGCGCGGCGGATGATCGATGCGGTCGAAGGCCGCCAGAATGTCGAACGGCGCATCGACACCGCTGCCGACTTCGATGATCTGGCCGAGACCACCGCGCGTGCGGCCGGCGCCGCCCGAATCCGGACGGAGTTCCTTGCGCCAGAAGATCAACGGCGTCTGCGTCTCCGCGATCTCGACCGGCGTGCCGCGGACGCCGCTGGGATAGGCCGTGGCCGACAATCCATCCTTGGCAAAACGCGCGCCGGTGCCGCCATTGCTCGTCACCGCCATCGAGAACCCGTAATTGCCGCCGGCGCCGCTGCGCGTCTGCCCACGCACGTTGAGATTCCACAGGCAGGACGTGCCTTCGGCCGGCACGCGCTCGGGAATGATCTGGCGCAGGCAGCCGAACACCACGTCGGGCAGCATCTGCCCGATGACATGGCGCGACGCCACCGGCGCCGGCTTCGGCGCATTGAGGATCGAGCCCGCGGGCGCCGCGACAGTCAGCAGCGAGAGCGACCCCGCATTGTTCGGGATCTGCGAGGCGACCACGCAGCCGAGGCCGAACACGGTGTAGGCGGTGGTGTAGGAAAGCGGCACATTGATGCCGAACTTCGAGGCGCCCGAGGTACCGTCGAAGTCGACGTGAATGCCCTCTTCCGAGATAGTCAGCGCCGCCGTGAGCGTGACCGGCGCATCATAGCCGTCGACGACCATGCTGTTGCGCCAGACGCCTTTCGGCAGCCTGGCAATCTCGGCGAGCACCGCCTCCCGCGAGCGGTCGCAGATGAAATCGCCAAGCGTATCGAGCGAAGAGATCTCGAATTCGCGCATCATCTCGACAAGGCGCTGGCAGCCGACATCGTTGCAGCCGGCCAACGAATAGGTATCGCCCTCGGTGTCGATCGGCAGCCGCGTGTTGCTGCGGATCATCGCCATCAGCGTTTCATTGACGACGCCCTGATCGATCAGCTTCAGCATCGGGATATAGAGCCCCTCCATGAAGACGTCGGTGGCATCAGGCCCGAAACCGATACCGCCGATATCCATCAAATGGCTGGTGCAGGAAAACAGTGCGACCGCCTTGCCGTCCTTGAAGCAGGGCGTAGTGACGACGAAGTCGTTGAGATGGCCGGTCCCCATCCAGGGATCGTTAGTGATGTAGGCGTCGCCCGGCTTCATCGTCTCGATCGGGAAATGCGCGATGAAATGCTTGACCGACTCGGCCATGGAATTGACGTGGCCCGGCGTACCCGTCACCGCCTGCGCCAACATGCGCCCCTTGAGGTCGAACACACCGGCCGAAAGGTCGCCACATTCGCGCACGATCGGGCTGAAGGCCGTGCGCAGCAGCACCTGCGCCTGCTCTTCGACCACGGCGATCAGCCGGTGCCACATGATCTGCAGATCGATCAGGCTCGCGCCGCTTGACTCATTCATGGTCATGCCGCCTTCCGTTCCATGACGATACTGCCGGCACCGTCGATATGGGCATCGAAGCTTGTCGAGACGAACGTTGATGTCTCATCTTCCGCGATCACGGCAGGTCCCGCGACGGTCGCTCCCGGCGCCATCTGGTCGCGATGATACAGCGGAATCTCGACGATCTTCCCCGCACGGCCATCGAAAAACTTGCGGCTGCCTGCGGCTTTTCCGGCCGGCTTGCGCGTCACCTCGGCAACGCGCGATGGATTGCGCGGCTCGGTGGTCGCAAGCACCGACCAGCTCAGCACCTCGATCGCAGCCCCCGGAATCGACCGCTCGAACAAGGCCGCATAATCCGTCTCGAAAGCCTGGCGCAGACCTGCGAGATCCGCGTCCGTCAACCGCCGGTTCGGCAGCTCGATCGTGATCTCGTGTCCCTGTCCGACATACCGCATGAAGGCGGCGCGTCGTTCGCGCACTGGCGCACCGGCGGCGCCCGGCTCGACCAGGGCGCGCGCCTCGGTCGCCATCTCATCCAGCAGGTCGGACACAGCCGTGACATCGAACGCATCGAGCTTGGCATGACGGCTGCGCACCAACTCATAGGCGATGGGCGCGGCAAGAAATCCGACGGCGGAGCCGACGCCGGCATTGGACGGTACGATCACCCGCGAGACGCCGATCTTCTCGGCGACGCGGGCCGCATGCAGCGGCGCAGCGCCGCCGAAGGCGATCAATGTATGCTGACCAACGACGGCGCCGCGCTCGACTGCATGCACGCGGGCGGCGCTCGCCATGTTCTCGCACACGACCTCATGCACGGCGTAGGCCGAGGTTTCCGCCGACAATCCCAGCGGTTCGCCAATGTCGCGCAACAAGGCCTGTCTCGACAATTCGGCGCTAAGCTTGATGGTCCCGCCTGCAAATGCGTCGGGATCGATCTTGCCGAGCGCGACATCCGCATCTGTCACGGCGGGGCGTTGACCGCCGCGGCCGTAGCAGGCCGGCCCCGGCTCGGATGATGCGCTCTCAGGGCCGACCGTGACGCGCTTCAGGGCGTCGACCCGCGCGATCGAGCCGCCGCCCGCGCCGATCTCGACCATCTCGATCACGGGAATGCGCACCGGCAGGCCCGACCCCTTCAGGAAGCGGGCGGCGCGATCGACCTCGAACACGCGCGAGGTTTCGGGCTGGTACTTTTCGATCAGGCAGATCTTCGCAGTAGTGCCGCCCATGTCGAACGACAGCACCCTGCTCTCGCCGAGACGCGCCGCGATCTGCGCCGCAAAAATCGCGCCGCCTGCCGGCCCCGATTCGACCAGGCGCACCGGAAAGCGCCGCGCCGTCTCGATCGAGGTGACGCCGCCGCCCGAGGTCACGAGATAGATCGCGCCGCGAAACTGCTCGGCCTGCAGCCCCTCGGCCATGCGCGCGAGATATCCGTCGATCAGCGGCTGCACATAGGCATTGGCCACCGCAGTCGAGGTTCGCTCATATTCGCGGATTTCAGGGCACACCGCCGACGACAGCGTTACCCAGATGCCCGGCAATTCCTCTTTCAGGATCGCGGCGGCGCGCCGTTCATGCTCGGGATTGGCGTAGGAGTGGAGGAAGGCGAAGGCGACGCTTTCCACATTCTGCGCGCGCAGTTCGGGCACCAGCGCACGCACGGCGGCTTCGTCGAGCGGCAACCTCACAGCGCCCTGCGCGTCGATGCGCTCGGGGACCGTGAAACGCAGGGCGCGCGGCGCCAGCGGTTTCGGCTTGTCGATCGCAAGGTCGTATTGATCGTAGCGGCTCTCGGTACCGATATCGAGCACGTCGCGGAAACCTTGCGTTGCGACAAGCGCCGTCTTCGCGCCGCGGCGTTCGATGATGGCGTTGGTCGCAAGTGTCGTGCCGTGAATGAAGACGTCGATATCGCATATGTGGGCGCGCGCGTCGGCCAGAATGAGACGCATCCCGTCCAGCACCGCTTGCTCCGGTCGCGCGGGCGTCGTCAGCACCTTGCGCGTCCTGCGATCCTGGCCCACGTCCAGGACGATATCCGTGAACGTGCCCCCGATATCGACGGCAAGCCGCACTTCGGCCCCCTCAAGCATTCCAAATCTCCGCATGCTGACCAGCGAACTGTAGCCAAATGTTCAGCAATTTCCATGCCACTGACTGCTCCCGCGGAGACGTGCCAAGCTATTTTGCCGGGTGCCTATGCAGCGCAATTTCGACGAACTCGCCTCCCTTGCCCGCAACTGCAGCGCTCGCAAGCGCAACCGACTTTTTGCAACAAAATCCGCCAGAAGCGCGGTCAAGCCTGATTGTTCGATCAGCACGCCAGCGCGGGCTTCAGCTCGTCGTCCAGACGCACCAGTGCGCTATGCCTGATTCAAAGCCTGCGCAATGTCTGCGATTAGATCAGACGGGTGCTCGATGCCGATCGACAG encodes:
- the pncA gene encoding bifunctional nicotinamidase/pyrazinamidase, translating into MQIRPGNDDLLLIIDVQNDFCPGGALAVADGDAVVPIINRLAERFDHVLLTQDWHPPGHSSFVTSHPGASPFESVAMPYGQQTLWPDHCVQGTAGAAFHPELLVDRAELIIRKGFRPEIDSYSAFFENDRRTATGLAGYLRDRGFRRVFLAGLATDFCVHYSAVDARRLGFDTVLVEAGCRAIDLAGSLDAAWAGMAAIGVQRVNDL
- a CDS encoding hydantoinase/oxoprolinase family protein codes for the protein MLEGAEVRLAVDIGGTFTDIVLDVGQDRRTRKVLTTPARPEQAVLDGMRLILADARAHICDIDVFIHGTTLATNAIIERRGAKTALVATQGFRDVLDIGTESRYDQYDLAIDKPKPLAPRALRFTVPERIDAQGAVRLPLDEAAVRALVPELRAQNVESVAFAFLHSYANPEHERRAAAILKEELPGIWVTLSSAVCPEIREYERTSTAVANAYVQPLIDGYLARMAEGLQAEQFRGAIYLVTSGGGVTSIETARRFPVRLVESGPAGGAIFAAQIAARLGESRVLSFDMGGTTAKICLIEKYQPETSRVFEVDRAARFLKGSGLPVRIPVIEMVEIGAGGGSIARVDALKRVTVGPESASSEPGPACYGRGGQRPAVTDADVALGKIDPDAFAGGTIKLSAELSRQALLRDIGEPLGLSAETSAYAVHEVVCENMASAARVHAVERGAVVGQHTLIAFGGAAPLHAARVAEKIGVSRVIVPSNAGVGSAVGFLAAPIAYELVRSRHAKLDAFDVTAVSDLLDEMATEARALVEPGAAGAPVRERRAAFMRYVGQGHEITIELPNRRLTDADLAGLRQAFETDYAALFERSIPGAAIEVLSWSVLATTEPRNPSRVAEVTRKPAGKAAGSRKFFDGRAGKIVEIPLYHRDQMAPGATVAGPAVIAEDETSTFVSTSFDAHIDGAGSIVMERKAA
- a CDS encoding TRAP transporter large permease subunit translates to MTVEVVSLFVILFVLLAGGLWIGLTLAFTATLLLAMYRSIPLDKLLPQYAWNILTTQELLALPLFILMGELLFRTRLSRSLFQGLAPWAGLLPGRLLHVNVIGCTIFAAISGSSAATTQVIGRMSLNELLRRGYSRDIAIGSLAGAGTLGFLIPPSNIMIIYGVLGDVSILKLFTAGVLPGLLLAGTLMAWVMLHTTLDRTLVPEAEAKLALVSWRERFAALKDLAPALFLIVCVLGSMYGGLATPSEAAAVGVFGAALVAWGQGSLSQQVVRDVVIGSVVTCSMIALIVLGASILGNAAAFLGIPQAVAALVKGLGLSPFMLIVVLIGFYLVLGCFLDGFSMIVMTLPIVLPIVKAAGFDDIWFGIFLVLAVEMAQITPPVGFNLFVIQGLTDDGLGYIARVTLPYLTIMVGFVLLLTLFPSIVTILPRLLYG
- a CDS encoding hydantoinase B/oxoprolinase family protein; this encodes MNESSGASLIDLQIMWHRLIAVVEEQAQVLLRTAFSPIVRECGDLSAGVFDLKGRMLAQAVTGTPGHVNSMAESVKHFIAHFPIETMKPGDAYITNDPWMGTGHLNDFVVTTPCFKDGKAVALFSCTSHLMDIGGIGFGPDATDVFMEGLYIPMLKLIDQGVVNETLMAMIRSNTRLPIDTEGDTYSLAGCNDVGCQRLVEMMREFEISSLDTLGDFICDRSREAVLAEIARLPKGVWRNSMVVDGYDAPVTLTAALTISEEGIHVDFDGTSGASKFGINVPLSYTTAYTVFGLGCVVASQIPNNAGSLSLLTVAAPAGSILNAPKPAPVASRHVIGQMLPDVVFGCLRQIIPERVPAEGTSCLWNLNVRGQTRSGAGGNYGFSMAVTSNGGTGARFAKDGLSATAYPSGVRGTPVEIAETQTPLIFWRKELRPDSGGAGRTRGGLGQIIEVGSGVDAPFDILAAFDRIDHPPRGRDGGCDGEAGYVGLKSGLKLRGKGFQTVPPDDRLVVLTPGGAGIGDPRQRATASVHDDVESGLVSSANAVAVYGFAG
- a CDS encoding TRAP transporter substrate-binding protein; this encodes MITRRTFTTGAVTMLAAGHLSTRAMAATASWDLSTVWPDGNFHTHNAMAFADAVKKQTEGAVNITVKAGGQLGFKGPEHLRAVRDGLVPLADVLNIQQVGDEPFMGVESIPFLAVSMDELKVLHKYVRPEYDKIAARNNQKILYIVPWPTQYLHLKVKVAGVDGLKNIKIRVPDKNAVDMLNAVGMAPVMIPWGETIPALASGAVAGVSTSAVSGVDGKFWEFMKYIYPTNHVWSSQMLTVNLDSWKALSADQQKLVADIAAKMEPAFWANSLKADVDSLNRLKEGGMEVMPVSDAMMTDIRARTAPLLEAFLKRVPAADKPVRAYLAEIKR
- a CDS encoding TRAP transporter small permease yields the protein MVSVLPAPPESLNAAAPAPLRILLDAIDRLGRLDGWIGGGCLLMLTLLMLAEVATRLLSNFLPFFPPSISIAWEYSSYLMAASFTFGAAMTLRVGGHIRVVLLLKNVPAPVRRALEVLSALAGFAFMAFLTLAMVKFAWGSFTRGQLSTASDTPLWFPQAVVTFGMLLLTLQFLARAIQAALGLPLEDHRMKASPVE